In Candidatus Obscuribacterales bacterium, a single genomic region encodes these proteins:
- a CDS encoding DUF2808 domain-containing protein, translated as MNRTLNLGLAAALGIGMVGIVPQAIALQLADGTVYFERPPSLIDTSTNRSNTSTSGGTYYFTLEVPENAGEPLKTVAIAPESGNSASQRIRYRTDRTTAFEGTRRSQGETLAIQSTAYDEENQTLTVEFEPAVPPGTTVTLAIRPERNPLRDGVYLFGVTAYPPGEQAHGQFLGYGRLHFYQPDYWRPFWR; from the coding sequence GGTATGGTTGGCATCGTTCCACAAGCGATCGCCCTCCAACTTGCCGATGGCACCGTTTATTTTGAACGCCCGCCTAGTTTAATCGACACCAGTACCAACCGCTCCAACACATCCACATCTGGCGGCACCTACTACTTCACCCTAGAGGTGCCAGAGAATGCCGGTGAACCTCTCAAAACCGTGGCGATCGCCCCCGAGTCGGGCAACAGCGCCAGTCAACGCATCCGTTACCGCACCGATCGCACCACCGCCTTTGAAGGTACTCGGCGTAGTCAGGGAGAGACCTTGGCCATTCAGTCCACGGCGTATGACGAGGAAAACCAGACCTTAACTGTCGAGTTTGAGCCTGCTGTCCCTCCCGGCACCACGGTCACCTTAGCGATCCGTCCTGAGCGCAATCCGCTCCGTGATGGCGTGTACCTCTTTGGTGTAACCGCTTACCCACCCGGAGAGCAGGCCCATGGGCAGTTTCTGGGCTATGGTCGTTTACATTTTTATCAACCCGACTACTGGCGTCCCTTCTGGCGTTGA